From the genome of Ananas comosus cultivar F153 linkage group 16, ASM154086v1, whole genome shotgun sequence, one region includes:
- the LOC109722206 gene encoding eukaryotic translation initiation factor 5-like, which translates to MALQNIGASNSDDAFYRYKMPKMVTKIEGRGNGIKTNIVNMVDIAKALARPASYTTKYFGCELGAQSKFDEKNGTSLVNGAHDTAKLAGLLENFIKKYVQCYGCGNPETEIVITKTQMITLKCAACGYVSDVDMRDKLTTFILKNPPEQKKGGKDNKKAMRRAEKERLKEGEAADEEQKKLKKDVKKKGGASSKEASGAKAGVSKKKANGGGSDEDRSASPVESQDGDNAAGDNDDHDDDDVQWQTDTSLEAAKQRIQEQLNAVTSEMVMLSATEPEQDNKKQEKAKKEGLTNGKIKDEEKSCATQNGDKANISAYDSLLREIKDHINKGSTPNQLQSFLGTAGQPSRDVMTALFEALFGGVGKGFAKEVGKKRKYIAAFVQDEASQLLLLQAIEVFCGKCRAEALKEVALVLKALYDADVLEEESIAQWYEEGTAGGKSSQVLKNVKPFVEWLQTAESEEEE; encoded by the coding sequence ATGGCTTTGCAAAATATTGGTGCTTCGAACAGCGATGATGCCTTTTATAGGTACAAGATGCCCAAGATGGTAACGAAGATTGAAGGCCGAGGAAACGGTATCAAGACCAACATTGTGAACATGGTGGACATTGCAAAAGCACTAGCCAGGCCAGCCTCTTACACCACCAAGTACTTTGGCTGTGAGCTTGGTGCGCAGTCGAAGTTCGATGAGAAGAATGGCACTTCCCTAGTGAATGGAGCCCATGACACTGCCAAGCTGGCTGGCCTTCTCGAGAACTTCATCAAGAAGTACGTGCAGTGCTACGGATGTGGCAACCCTGAGACTGAAATTGTGATCACTAAGACTCAGATGATTACCCTGAAATGTGCTGCCTGTGGGTATGTGTCTGATGTTGATATGAGGGATAAGCTCACAACCTTCATTCTTAAGAACCCACCTGAGCaaaagaagggaggaaaagataATAAGAAGGCAATGAGGAGGGCTGAGAAGGAACGGCTCAAGGAAGGGGAGGCTGCTGATGAGGAGCAGAAGAAGCTGAAAAAGGATGTGAAGAAGAAAGGTGGTGCTTCTTCCAAGGAAGCCTCTGGTGCAAAAGCTGGTGTTTCGAAGAAGAAAGCTAATGGTGGTGGTTCTGATGAGGATCGTTCGGCTTCGCCTGTTGAGAGTCAAGATGGTGATAATGCTGCTGGTGATAATGATGaccatgatgatgatgatgtccAGTGGCAAACCGACACCTCACTGGAGGCAGCAAAGCAGCGGATTCAAGAACAGCTTAATGCTGTGACTTCGGAGATGGTGATGCTCTCCGCCACTGAGCCTGAGCAGGATAACAAAAAGCAAGAGAAGGCAAAGAAAGAGGGGCTCACTAATGGAAAGATCAAAGATGAAGAAAAATCTTGTGCTACCCAAAATGGTGACAAAGCCAATATCAGTGCTTATGATTCACTGCTTCGGGAGATCAAGGATCATATAAACAAGGGTTCTACCCCAAACCAGCTTCAGAGTTTTCTGGGTACAGCAGGTCAGCCTTCTCGGGACGTAATGACAGCCCTTTTTGAGGCTCTTTTTGGAGGTGTTGGCAAAGGATTTGCAAAGGAGGTGGGCAAGAAAAGGAAGTACATTGCTGCTTTTGTGCAGGATGAGGCATCTCAGCTGCTTTTGCTCCAAGCTATCGAAGTATTTTGTGGCAAGTGCCGCGCAGAAGCCCTGAAGGAGGTGGCACTCGTTCTCAAAGCACTTTATGATGCGGATGTTCTGGAGGAAGAAAGCATAGCACAGTGGTATGAGGAAGGGACAGCTGGCGGCAAGAGCTCTCAGGTGCTGAAGAATGTGAAGCCCTTTGTTGAGTGGCTACAGACGGCAGAGTCTGAGGAGGAAGAGTGA